The following proteins are encoded in a genomic region of Glycine max cultivar Williams 82 chromosome 18, Glycine_max_v4.0, whole genome shotgun sequence:
- the LOC102669320 gene encoding uncharacterized protein — translation MGSFTDSAWEWNLSWRRPLFDNEVASTVGFLEDISHTALQQHAADSWVWKPESNGYYSSRSAYILLQRNSEEGNMDDIFKDLWKPMIPAKASIFAGRLTRDRLPTKSNLRKRQIDINDSLCPFCSIKEEIASHLFFDCRKTQHFWWESLSWIGTSGAYPINPRLHFLQHNNGMKGGKKYNRWKCWWVTLNWSIWQHRNKIICTNAPFNGSNLLEDALFLAWTWFRTMEENFTMHFNYWFSNLPTGFL, via the coding sequence ATGGGGAGCTTCACAGATTCAGCATGGGAATGGAACCTCTCTTGGAGAAGGCCCCTATTTGACAATGAGGTAGCCTCGACTGTAGGTTTTTTGGAAGATATATCTCACACTGCACTCCAACAACATGCAGCAGACAGCTGGGTATGGAAACCTGAATCCAATGGATACTATTCTTCTAGGAGTGCCTACATTCTGCTGCAAAGGAACTCAGAGGAGGGAAACATGGATGATATATTCAAGGACTTATGGAAGCCAATGATCCCAGCTAAAGCATCAATTTTTGCAGGGAGGTTAACTAGAGATAGATTACCGACTAAGTCTAATCTGCGAAAAAGGCAAATTGATATAAATGACAGCCTGTGTCCTTTCTGCAGTATTAAGGAGGAAATTGCATCTCATCTCTTCTTTGACTGCAGAAAAACACAACATTTTTGGTGGGAATCCCTATCATGGATAGGCACCTCGGGGGCCTATCCTATAAATCCAAGGCTCCACTTTCTGCAGCACAATAATGGGATGAAAGGTGGGAAGAAATACAATAGGTGGAAGTGTTGGTGGGTAACTCTAAATTGGTCTATTTGGCAGCATAGAAATAAGATTATTTGCACGAATGCTCCATTCAATGGCAGTAACTTGCTGGAAGATGCACTGTTTTTGGCATGGACATGGTTCAGAACAATGGAGGAAAATTTTACAATGCATTTCAACTATTGGTTTAGCAATCTACCAACTGGTTTTCTATAA
- the LOC100819072 gene encoding uncharacterized protein, with the protein MKILEGNAGALTNFEVLDFLRAKGASKDPTRVIAKVAPSEYKVYDYLVDTAPSVHTRESINEFLTSIKQHDLAKVEVLNILNIGPAADFELYPLED; encoded by the exons ATGAAAAT CTTAGAGGGCAATGCTGGTGCACTCACAAATTTTGAGGTCCTTGATTTCTTACGAGCTAAAGGAGCTTCAAAGGATCCAACAAGAGTTATTGCCAAAGTAGCGCCGTCTGAATACAag GTTTATGATTATTTGGTTGACACTGCTCCCTCTGTTCACACAAGAGAGAGCATCAATGAGTTCTTGACAAGTATTAAACAGCATGACCTGGCAAAAGTTGAGGTTCTGAACATATTAAACATTGGGCCAGCTGCTGATTTTGAACTATACCCa TTGGAGGATTGA
- the LOC100819608 gene encoding uncharacterized protein, which produces MKILEGNAGALTNFEVLHFLRAKGASKDPTRVNAKVAQFEYKVYDYLVDTAASIQTRESINELLTSVKQHDLAKTEVLNILNIGLAADFELYPGEKNVTLEDMMVLEGFATIGDPVLTPFQS; this is translated from the exons ATGAAAAT CTTAGAGGGCAATGCTGGTGCACTCACAAATTTTGAGGTCCTTCATTTCTTACGAGCTAAAGGAGCTTCAAAGGATCCAACAAGAGTTAATGCCAAAGTAGCGCAGTTTGAATACAAG GTTTATGATTATTTGGTTGACACTGCTGCTTCAATTCAAACAAGAGAGAGCATCAATGAGTTATTGACAAGTGTTAAACAGCATGACCTGGCAAAAACTGAAGTTCTGAACATATTAAACATTGGACTAGCTGCTGATTTTGAACTATACCCA GGTGAGAAAAATGTCACCTTGGAGGATATGATGGTGTTGGAGGGTTTTGCAACTATTGGTGATCCTGTCTTGACCCCATTTCAAAGCTAG